In Musa acuminata AAA Group cultivar baxijiao chromosome BXJ2-8, Cavendish_Baxijiao_AAA, whole genome shotgun sequence, one genomic interval encodes:
- the LOC103996443 gene encoding uncharacterized protein LOC103996443, protein MATPQPRMNTNTLSTSAPPHHPLSYSTLVLEAELMGRQNGDPFALHASIALLQERFKQLQRVKELREQRELRKVWSEGEPPSSSAQCGQQNWLFHPDLPWPPSRRHLSDHVGPHAPENAPSMSLWPSRSIAQNSITGHETDVDTSLHL, encoded by the coding sequence ATGGCCACGCCACAACCACGCATGAACACAAACACTCTATCTACATCAGCACCACCTCACCACCCACTGAGCTACTCCACATTGGTGCTTGAGGCTGAGCTCATGGGGAGGCAGAACGGCGATCCCTTTGCCCTCCACGCCTCCATCGCGCTGCTGCAGGAGCGGTTCAAGCAGCTGCAGAGGGTGAAGGAGCTGAGGGAGCAGCGGGAGCTGCGGAAGGTGTGGAGCGAGGGCGAGCCACCCAGCTCAAGTGCTCAGTGTGGGCAGCAGAACTGGCTCTTCCACCCCGACCTGCCTTGGCCTCCGTCGCGCCGCCACCTCAGTGATCACGTAGGACCCCATGCACCCGAGAACGCACCTTCCATGAGCCTGTGGCCCAGCAGAAGCATTGCTCAGAATTCAATCACAGGACATGAGACAGATGTTGATACTTCTCTTCACCTGTAA
- the LOC103995782 gene encoding thymidine kinase, with amino-acid sequence MRSMLRSILPFHISSPPPPSHHHLLLKPSPPLLLPSFRTFHSPKSLAKSPFVRLPKPATHFTSFRPYCRTPPGDHESDMQSRPCCGEIHVIVGPMFAGKTTTLLRRIQAERNNGRTVAIIKSDKDTRYGVDAIVTHDGTRMPCMALPALSMFRERLGAEAYDKLDVIGIDEAQFFEDLYDFCCNAADRDRKTVIVAGLDGDYLRRRFGSVLDIIPLANSVTKLTARCELCGGRAFFTLRKTKEKQTELIGGADVYMPVCRQHYIDGQIVWEATRIVLDMERPVVV; translated from the exons ATGCGCTCCATGTTGAGGTCTATCCTTCCCTTCCACATCTCTTCTCCTCCGCCTCCTTCCCATCACCACCTTCTTCTCAAACCCTCCCcacctctcctcctcccttcGTTTCGCACGTTCCACTCCCCCAAATCGTTGGCCAAATCACCTTTCGTCCGCCTCCCAAAACCTGCCACCCATTTCACCTCCTTCAGACCCTATTGTAGAACGCCCCCCGGAGATCATGAGTCCGATATGCAATCGCGCCCTTGCTGCGGCGAGATCCATGTGATCGTCGGCCCGATGTTCGCCGGAAAGACCACCACTCTCCTCCGTCGAATCCAAGCCGAAAGGAATAACGGAAG AACTGTGGCCATAATTAAATCCGACAAGGACACAAGGTATGGGGTGGATGCAATTGTGACACATGATGGTACGAGAATGCCATGCATGGCTCTGCCAGCGCTTTCTATGTTCCGAGAAAGACTAGGAGCCGAAGCATATGATAAG TTGGATGTGATAGGGATTGATGAAGCCCAGTTCTTTGAAGATCTTTATGATTTTTGCTGCAATGCAGCTGATCGTGATAGGAAGACTGTTATTGTTGCAGGCTTGGATGGTGACTACCTAAG AAGGAGATTTGGCTCGGTGCTTGACATCATTCCGCTAGCTAATTCAGTTACCAAGCTTACCGCAAGGTGTGAGTTGTGTGGTGGACGTGCATTCTTTACCTTGAGGAAAACAAAGGAAAAACAAACAGAACTAATTGGTGGAGCTGATGTTTATATGCCTGTATGTAGACAGCACTACATTGATGGACAGATTGTTTGGGAAGCCACAAGGATCGTGTTGGATATGGAACGTCCCGTGGTAGTTTAG